The following are encoded together in the Actinoplanes sp. N902-109 genome:
- a CDS encoding amidohydrolase family protein, whose product MNLHWLAPPSLRTGTAKIRYTGPLAAQARDLVLHLGHDGWSAPYDVPMDRLDDRSWIAEVPVRGQVIDCVVRDGDTHDVDNNSNVDYRLWINVDPVDAHVHVRTPGGGSLGFTSMRTALHAGGMTHAVVSWMDNELIDLVAAERWLTPLVWVRPGGPSPGEVRRRLASGAAGLKLHPAYDNYPADTHLLDPYLTIAAEAGTPVTIHSSPGPADPDLIRRLAERFPAVRFVLYHTYLGPPEGRHRAARHAQRLPNLYLETSWCRSAAAERLIDKVGPDRVLFGSDAATDGPEHYTRHPPNIEMVESYNSGLLRLAHRLPTDMFRRFVEDNARELFGIPRPAPPLAAEDLRALLAAALTQLRRVLSAVRTRDLDRPTPCASWDVRTLLGHVLAVVQRAQFTVEGRPVMSIPDIMAIEPSTWREVLRAAVDKAIRACTARPAASYRAAPHRDEATPGSTRRTTPIAGGRTAAAPPDATGAGDRLAPPGEPETPHTANQMMTAGDPGAAGPPIGSTPGATAADAGRDTTGSAGDWGVHGRGVGHGAGSVAAPWGRMPAAVALSGFVVEVAVHTWDLAAGVAARVRLDGDVAAAAMGIAVRLVPPETRDGHAFDGPVAAAPGADASALLAAYLGRRAPT is encoded by the coding sequence GTGAACCTGCACTGGCTGGCGCCCCCGTCGCTGCGCACCGGCACGGCGAAGATCCGTTACACCGGGCCGTTGGCGGCGCAGGCCCGTGACCTGGTGCTGCACCTGGGGCATGACGGCTGGTCGGCCCCGTACGACGTGCCGATGGACCGGCTCGACGACCGCAGCTGGATCGCCGAGGTCCCCGTCCGGGGTCAGGTCATCGACTGCGTCGTGCGCGACGGTGACACCCACGATGTCGACAACAACAGCAATGTCGACTACCGGCTATGGATCAATGTTGATCCGGTTGACGCCCATGTCCACGTCCGCACCCCCGGCGGCGGCTCGCTCGGCTTCACCAGTATGCGCACCGCCCTGCACGCCGGCGGCATGACCCATGCAGTGGTCTCCTGGATGGACAACGAGCTCATCGATCTCGTCGCTGCCGAGCGCTGGCTCACCCCGCTCGTGTGGGTGCGGCCCGGCGGTCCCAGCCCCGGCGAGGTACGGCGGCGGCTCGCTTCCGGCGCGGCGGGACTCAAGCTGCACCCCGCGTACGACAACTATCCCGCCGACACGCACCTGCTCGACCCGTACCTGACGATCGCCGCGGAAGCGGGCACTCCGGTGACCATCCACAGCAGCCCGGGCCCGGCAGACCCGGATCTCATCCGCCGGCTTGCCGAGCGCTTCCCGGCGGTGCGGTTCGTGCTCTACCACACCTATCTCGGCCCGCCCGAGGGCCGCCACCGGGCCGCGCGGCACGCCCAGCGGCTGCCCAACTTGTACCTCGAGACCTCCTGGTGCCGGTCGGCGGCGGCGGAACGCCTGATCGACAAGGTCGGTCCGGACCGCGTCCTCTTCGGCTCGGACGCTGCCACCGACGGCCCCGAGCACTACACCCGGCACCCGCCGAACATCGAGATGGTCGAGTCCTACAACTCCGGCCTGCTGCGGCTGGCGCACCGGCTGCCGACCGACATGTTCCGCCGGTTCGTCGAGGACAACGCCCGGGAGCTGTTCGGCATCCCCCGGCCCGCGCCGCCGCTCGCCGCCGAGGATCTCCGGGCGCTGCTGGCCGCCGCCCTCACCCAGCTGCGGCGGGTGCTGAGCGCGGTGCGGACCCGTGACCTCGACCGCCCGACGCCGTGCGCCTCCTGGGATGTGCGGACGCTGCTGGGCCACGTGCTGGCCGTCGTGCAGCGCGCCCAGTTCACCGTCGAGGGTCGTCCCGTCATGTCGATACCGGACATCATGGCCATCGAGCCGTCAACATGGCGCGAGGTCCTGCGGGCCGCGGTCGACAAGGCCATCCGGGCCTGCACCGCAAGGCCGGCTGCGTCCTACCGCGCCGCGCCACACCGGGACGAGGCAACGCCCGGCTCAACCCGCCGGACCACGCCGATCGCCGGCGGAAGGACGGCAGCCGCACCGCCTGACGCCACCGGAGCTGGGGACCGGCTCGCGCCACCGGGAGAGCCTGAGACACCGCACACCGCCAACCAGATGATGACCGCCGGAGATCCCGGAGCCGCCGGTCCGCCGATCGGCAGCACGCCCGGAGCGACAGCCGCCGACGCCGGCCGAGACACGACAGGCAGTGCCGGCGACTGGGGCGTGCACGGCCGCGGCGTCGGGCACGGGGCTGGGAGCGTCGCCGCGCCGTGGGGGCGGATGCCTGCTGCCGTGGCGCTGTCCGGATTCGTTGTCGAGGTGGCGGTGCATACCTGGGACCTTGCGGCCGGTGTTGCGGCTCGGGTTCGCCTCGACGGGGATGTTGCGGCGGCGGCGATGGGGATCGCGGTGCGGCTGGTGCCGCCTGAGACGCGGGACGGGCATGCGTTCGACGGTCCGGTGGCGGCTGCGCCGGGTGCTGACGCGAGTGCCCTCCTCGCTGCCTATCTCGGGCGGCGCGCCCCCACCTGA
- the paaK gene encoding phenylacetate--CoA ligase PaaK, producing MTHLGAAPDPVLLDEAERLGADELRALQLRRLQRTLRQVYEKVPHYRRAFDKAGVHPNDCRELADLARFPTTTKADLRDNYPFGMFAVPEHDVRRIHASSGTTGRPTVVGYTEADLDMWAAVMARSIRAAGARRGDRLHNAYGYGLFTGGLGAHAGAERLGCTVIPVSGGMTPRQVQLITDFRPRIIMVTPSYMLTVIDQFEKQGLDPRTSSLEIGIFGAEPWTEQMRREMEERAGIHAVDIYGLSEVIGPGVAQECVETKDGLHIWEDHFYPEVLDPGTGEVLSDGERGELVLTSLTKQAMPVIRYRTRDLTRLLPGTARPAMRRMEKITGRTDDMIIVRGVNLFPTQIEEIILRTPGLAPHFQLVLTTQGRMDHLAGQVEARPDCPGERRHPAGTEVAATIKNTIGTSVEVVVVEPETLARSAGKIQRLVDHRDRS from the coding sequence ATGACTCACCTGGGCGCCGCGCCGGATCCCGTCCTGCTGGACGAGGCCGAGCGGCTGGGTGCCGACGAGCTGCGGGCCCTGCAACTGCGGCGGTTGCAACGGACTTTGCGGCAGGTGTACGAGAAGGTGCCGCACTACCGCCGTGCTTTCGACAAAGCCGGGGTGCACCCGAACGACTGCCGCGAACTGGCTGATCTGGCCCGGTTCCCGACGACGACCAAGGCGGACCTGCGGGACAACTATCCGTTCGGGATGTTCGCGGTACCCGAGCACGACGTGCGGCGCATCCATGCGTCATCGGGTACGACCGGACGGCCCACCGTGGTCGGCTACACCGAGGCTGACCTGGACATGTGGGCCGCCGTGATGGCCCGCTCGATCCGGGCAGCGGGGGCGCGCCGCGGCGACCGCCTGCACAACGCGTACGGGTACGGGCTGTTCACCGGCGGCCTGGGCGCCCACGCCGGGGCCGAACGGCTGGGTTGCACCGTCATCCCCGTGTCGGGTGGGATGACGCCACGACAGGTACAGCTGATCACCGACTTCCGGCCCCGGATCATCATGGTGACCCCCTCGTACATGTTGACTGTCATTGATCAGTTCGAGAAGCAGGGGCTCGATCCCCGTACGTCGAGTCTCGAGATCGGGATCTTCGGGGCCGAGCCGTGGACCGAGCAGATGCGCCGGGAGATGGAGGAACGCGCGGGCATCCACGCCGTCGACATCTACGGGCTGTCGGAGGTCATCGGGCCCGGCGTCGCCCAGGAGTGCGTGGAGACCAAGGACGGCCTGCACATCTGGGAGGACCACTTCTATCCCGAGGTGCTCGACCCGGGCACCGGCGAGGTGCTGAGCGACGGCGAGCGGGGCGAGCTCGTTCTCACGTCGCTGACCAAGCAGGCCATGCCGGTGATCCGCTATCGCACCCGCGACCTGACGCGGCTGTTGCCCGGCACCGCCCGCCCGGCCATGCGCCGCATGGAGAAGATCACCGGCCGCACCGACGACATGATCATTGTTCGCGGCGTCAACCTCTTCCCGACCCAGATCGAGGAGATCATTCTCCGTACGCCCGGACTGGCCCCGCATTTCCAGCTGGTCCTGACCACCCAGGGCCGCATGGACCATCTCGCCGGCCAGGTCGAGGCCCGGCCGGACTGCCCGGGCGAGCGCCGCCACCCGGCCGGCACCGAGGTGGCCGCCACCATCAAGAACACCATCGGCACCAGCGTCGAGGTCGTCGTCGTGGAACCCGAGACCCTCGCCCGCTCGGCCGGCAAGATCCAGCGCCTGGTCGACCATCGCGACCGCAGCTGA
- a CDS encoding M1 family metallopeptidase, with amino-acid sequence MTPKPPGPRGAKPGADHSTDPYLPAHGNGGYRVRHYDLDLDYRIVANRLEGRAALTAVATHALSRFTVDLGRFTVREVRVDGTPAKFSHHGHKLAIKPARPLDAGDTFRIDIRYAGKPHPITGRWGDIGWDELTDGVLVASQPNGAPSWFPCNDLPGDKATFRVALTAASAYTVLVTGDLVSRYRGAGATRWVFERTEPTAPYLMGVQIGRYDTLDLATGGVVQRAAVPPRLRAEVRHDFGRHGEIMAALQRFFGPYPFREYVVVVTDDDLDDPVEAQGMAVFGANHVDGRRTHERLVVHELAHQWFGNSLTVADWRHIWLNEGFATYAEWLWSGASAGPSADALAAQWYARLPANPFGTTVADPGVDLMFDPMVYKRGALTLHALRKKIGNEPFFALLRSWVAEHQHATVTTEQFRTHAQRFSREPLDALFTEWLDRPARPPLPV; translated from the coding sequence ATGACCCCGAAGCCACCCGGACCGCGCGGCGCCAAGCCGGGCGCGGACCACTCCACCGACCCCTACCTGCCGGCCCACGGCAACGGCGGCTACCGGGTCCGGCACTACGACCTCGACCTCGACTACCGCATCGTCGCCAACCGGCTCGAGGGCCGCGCGGCGCTGACCGCGGTGGCCACGCACGCGCTGTCCCGGTTCACCGTCGACCTCGGCCGGTTCACCGTGCGCGAGGTGCGCGTCGACGGCACGCCGGCCAAGTTCAGCCACCACGGCCACAAGCTGGCGATCAAACCCGCGCGCCCGCTCGACGCCGGTGACACCTTCCGCATCGACATCCGGTACGCCGGCAAGCCCCACCCGATCACCGGCCGCTGGGGCGACATCGGCTGGGACGAGCTGACCGACGGCGTGCTGGTGGCCAGCCAGCCCAACGGGGCGCCGTCCTGGTTCCCGTGCAACGACCTGCCCGGCGACAAGGCCACGTTCCGGGTGGCGCTCACCGCGGCCTCGGCGTACACGGTCCTGGTGACCGGCGACCTGGTCTCCCGTTACCGTGGTGCGGGCGCCACCCGCTGGGTGTTCGAACGCACCGAACCCACCGCCCCGTACCTCATGGGCGTCCAGATCGGCCGCTACGACACCCTCGACCTGGCCACCGGCGGGGTCGTCCAGCGCGCCGCCGTCCCGCCCCGGCTGCGCGCCGAGGTCCGCCACGACTTCGGCCGGCACGGCGAGATCATGGCGGCGCTGCAACGCTTCTTCGGCCCCTACCCCTTCCGCGAGTACGTCGTGGTGGTCACCGACGACGACCTCGACGACCCCGTCGAGGCGCAGGGCATGGCCGTCTTCGGCGCCAACCACGTCGACGGCCGGCGCACCCACGAACGGCTGGTCGTCCACGAACTGGCCCACCAGTGGTTCGGCAACAGCCTGACGGTCGCGGACTGGCGGCACATCTGGCTCAACGAGGGCTTCGCCACGTACGCGGAATGGCTCTGGTCCGGCGCCTCCGCGGGGCCGTCGGCGGACGCCCTCGCGGCTCAGTGGTACGCCCGCCTGCCGGCCAACCCGTTCGGCACCACCGTCGCCGACCCCGGCGTCGACCTCATGTTCGACCCGATGGTCTACAAACGCGGCGCCCTCACCCTGCACGCCCTGCGCAAGAAGATCGGGAACGAGCCCTTCTTCGCCCTGCTGCGCTCCTGGGTCGCCGAGCATCAGCACGCCACGGTCACCACGGAACAGTTCCGTACGCACGCCCAGCGCTTCTCCCGGGAGCCGCTCGACGCGCTGTTCACCGAGTGGCTGGACCGTCCGGCCCGGCCGCCGCTGCCGGTCTAG
- a CDS encoding D-2-hydroxyacid dehydrogenase family protein encodes MKIVVLDDYQRVARTYGPFDSLAGAEVEVVHEHIADPGELAAALRGAEVVVAMRERTPFRSFDKLPDLRLLVTTGMVNAAIDLAAAAAHGVTVCGTEPAGSGYANTAELTWALILAVQRHVVTEDRAVREGRWQTTVGTDLAGSTLGVLGLGRLGTQVARVGQAFGMRVIAWSQNLTPERAAEGGATYVSKDELFATSDVLTVHLKLSRRTTGLIGAAELAAMKPSAVLVNTSRGPIVDEAALVTALTAGTIAGAGLDVFDVEPLPAGHPLRDAPNTVLLPHIGYVTDAGYRAMYEQAVEDIRAWQAGAPVRVLTP; translated from the coding sequence ATGAAGATTGTGGTGCTGGACGACTACCAGCGGGTCGCTCGGACGTACGGGCCGTTCGACTCGCTGGCAGGCGCCGAGGTCGAGGTGGTGCACGAGCACATCGCGGATCCCGGCGAGCTGGCGGCGGCCCTGCGGGGTGCCGAGGTGGTGGTGGCGATGCGGGAGCGCACCCCGTTCCGGTCCTTCGACAAGCTGCCCGACCTGCGGCTGCTGGTCACCACCGGCATGGTCAACGCGGCCATCGACCTGGCGGCGGCGGCCGCGCACGGGGTGACGGTGTGCGGGACCGAGCCGGCCGGTTCCGGTTATGCGAACACCGCCGAGCTGACCTGGGCGCTGATCCTGGCCGTGCAGCGGCATGTGGTCACCGAGGACCGGGCGGTGCGCGAGGGGCGCTGGCAGACCACGGTCGGCACCGATCTGGCCGGCAGCACTCTCGGCGTACTGGGGCTGGGCCGGCTCGGCACCCAGGTGGCCCGGGTCGGTCAGGCGTTCGGCATGCGGGTGATCGCGTGGAGTCAGAACCTGACGCCGGAGCGTGCGGCCGAGGGCGGCGCGACGTACGTCTCCAAGGACGAGTTGTTCGCGACCAGTGACGTGCTCACCGTGCACCTCAAGCTGAGCCGGCGCACGACCGGGCTGATCGGCGCCGCCGAACTGGCCGCGATGAAGCCCAGCGCGGTGCTCGTCAACACCTCGCGCGGCCCGATCGTCGACGAGGCCGCGCTGGTCACCGCGCTGACCGCGGGCACCATCGCGGGCGCCGGGCTGGACGTGTTCGACGTCGAGCCGCTGCCGGCCGGGCACCCGCTGCGCGACGCGCCCAACACCGTGCTGCTGCCGCACATCGGCTACGTCACCGACGCCGGTTACCGCGCGATGTACGAGCAGGCCGTCGAGGACATCAGGGCGTGGCAGGCGGGTGCGCCGGTGCGGGTGCTCACGCCGTAG
- a CDS encoding Pls/PosA family non-ribosomal peptide synthetase — translation MTSALQLVTLPTITTAPTAPAVYRTSSAPVRRTLLDILDETIAAHPAAAAIDDGDRVLTYRQLATEVEAVRATLAGHGIGRGDRVGIRVSSGSARLYLAILGVLRAGAAYVPVDADDPDERAALVFAEAGVRAVISDEGVTRQAAAPQEPTGTPAALQEPIGMPVAPRESSGMPAALLEGSGTPVALLEGSGTPVALLEGSGTPAGSQEAAGPTPGDDAWIIFTSGSTGTPKGVAVSHAAAAAFVDAEAQLFLPDEPIGPGDRVLAGLSVAFDASCEEMWLAWRHGACLVPAARSLVRSGVDLGPWLAGQRITVVSTVPTLAALWPVEALDDVRLLIFGGEACPPELAERLAVEGREVWNTYGPTEATVVACAAQLTGAGPVRIGLPLLGWELAVVGPDGEPVAMGGTGELVIGGVGLARYLDRVKDAAKFAPLPALGWQRAYRSGDIVRAEPEGLLFVGRGDEQVKLGGRRIELGEVDAALQALPGVAGAAAAVKRTSAGNQLLVGYVVVRDGAEFDPVAAAEVLREQLPAALVPLLAVIGELPTRTSGKVDRAALPWPLATTRSGPGELSATESWLADGWAEILGVRPAAADADFFSNGGGSLTAAQLVAWIRGTHPQVSVGDIYQNPRLSGLAAVLDALDGTAAVRREVRPTPRRTGWLQALLLVPMLAVVGLRWLTVLVTLGKVMPWAPTVSWWWIAAGWVLLFSPPGRIALAAGAARVLLRGVRPGDYPRGGGVHLRLWAAERFAELTGVTGAAAASWMTLYARALGAQIGPDVDLHAAPPVTGLLKLGRGAAVEPEADLSGTWVDGDIVHIGKIRVGAGARVGARSTLGPGARVGKNAHVRAGTTVLGAVRAKPESGWPAGRPARSRSWIFLYGLSAHLFALVPVAAAVPGLALIADRPTAGAVALGAVAYVLGYALLVLAGVRLLSIGLRAGHHPVQGRVAWQVWATEQLMGMARHGLFPLYASLFTPVWLRLLGARVGRGVEASTVLAVPAMTTVADGAFLADDTMVATYELSHGWLRIAPARIGKQAFLGNSGMAAPGRTVPKRSLVGVLSSAPRKAKKGSSWLGAPPMPLRRTVETADTGRTYEPPLRLKLARAAIELCRIVPVMLAGGLAVAVLAVVALVWRTYGAGFAVLAAGPVLLAAAVVAGLLATLAKWLLVGRIRVSDRALWTSFVWRNELADTFVEVLAAPWLVRLTSGTPLLTAWLRTLGARIGRGVWLETYWLPEYDLVRLGDGATVNRGCVVQTHLFHDRVMSMDEVTLDAGAALGPHGIVLPGASIGARTTVGPGSLVTRGDAVPADSRWLGNPIAAWPARRA, via the coding sequence GTGACTTCAGCTCTCCAGCTGGTAACTCTCCCCACGATCACCACCGCACCGACGGCCCCGGCCGTCTATCGCACCTCTTCGGCACCGGTACGCCGCACGCTGCTCGACATTCTCGACGAGACGATCGCCGCGCACCCGGCCGCGGCCGCGATCGACGACGGCGACCGGGTGCTGACGTATCGGCAGCTCGCCACCGAGGTCGAGGCTGTGCGGGCCACCCTGGCCGGGCACGGCATCGGCCGCGGGGACCGGGTCGGCATCCGGGTGTCGTCCGGCTCGGCCCGGCTGTATCTGGCGATCCTGGGCGTGCTGCGCGCCGGTGCGGCGTACGTGCCGGTCGATGCCGACGACCCGGACGAGCGCGCCGCGCTGGTGTTCGCCGAGGCCGGTGTCCGCGCGGTCATCAGTGACGAGGGCGTGACCAGGCAAGCCGCCGCCCCCCAAGAACCGACCGGCACGCCCGCCGCGCTGCAAGAACCGATCGGCATGCCCGTCGCGCCGCGGGAAAGCAGCGGCATGCCCGCCGCGCTGCTGGAAGGCAGCGGCACGCCCGTCGCGCTGCTGGAAGGCAGCGGCACGCCCGTCGCGCTGCTGGAAGGCAGCGGCACGCCCGCCGGGTCGCAGGAGGCCGCCGGGCCGACGCCGGGCGACGACGCCTGGATCATCTTCACGTCGGGTTCGACCGGTACGCCCAAGGGGGTCGCGGTCTCGCACGCGGCGGCGGCGGCCTTCGTCGATGCCGAGGCTCAGTTGTTCCTGCCTGACGAGCCGATCGGGCCGGGTGACCGGGTGCTGGCCGGGCTGTCGGTGGCGTTCGACGCCTCCTGCGAGGAGATGTGGCTGGCCTGGCGGCACGGTGCCTGCCTGGTGCCGGCCGCGCGCTCGCTGGTGCGCAGCGGCGTCGACCTGGGGCCGTGGCTGGCCGGGCAGCGCATCACCGTGGTCTCCACCGTGCCCACCCTGGCCGCGCTGTGGCCCGTCGAGGCGCTCGACGACGTCCGGCTGCTGATCTTCGGTGGCGAGGCCTGCCCGCCCGAGCTGGCCGAACGGCTGGCCGTCGAGGGGCGTGAGGTCTGGAACACCTATGGTCCCACCGAGGCGACCGTGGTGGCCTGTGCCGCCCAGCTGACCGGCGCCGGCCCGGTGCGCATCGGGCTGCCGCTGCTGGGCTGGGAGCTCGCCGTGGTCGGCCCGGACGGCGAGCCGGTGGCCATGGGCGGGACCGGCGAGCTGGTGATCGGCGGCGTGGGCCTGGCCCGCTACCTGGACCGGGTCAAGGATGCCGCGAAGTTCGCGCCGCTGCCCGCGCTGGGCTGGCAGCGGGCGTACCGCAGCGGCGACATCGTCCGCGCCGAACCCGAGGGGCTGCTGTTCGTCGGGCGCGGCGACGAGCAGGTCAAGCTGGGCGGGCGCCGGATCGAGCTGGGCGAGGTCGACGCCGCGCTGCAGGCGTTGCCCGGGGTGGCCGGTGCGGCCGCCGCGGTCAAGCGCACCTCGGCGGGCAACCAGCTGCTGGTCGGCTATGTGGTGGTCCGCGACGGCGCCGAGTTCGACCCCGTCGCCGCCGCCGAGGTACTCCGGGAGCAGCTGCCCGCCGCGCTGGTCCCGCTGCTGGCGGTGATCGGCGAGCTCCCCACCCGTACCTCGGGGAAGGTGGACCGGGCGGCACTGCCGTGGCCCCTGGCGACCACGCGGAGCGGGCCGGGCGAGCTGAGCGCGACCGAGAGCTGGCTGGCCGACGGCTGGGCCGAGATCCTCGGGGTGCGGCCCGCCGCGGCCGACGCCGACTTCTTCAGCAACGGCGGGGGCAGCCTGACCGCGGCGCAGCTGGTGGCGTGGATCCGGGGCACCCACCCGCAGGTGTCCGTCGGTGACATCTACCAGAATCCGCGGCTGTCCGGGCTGGCCGCGGTGCTCGACGCGCTGGACGGCACGGCGGCGGTGCGCCGGGAGGTGCGGCCCACCCCACGCCGTACGGGATGGTTGCAGGCTCTGCTGCTCGTGCCGATGCTGGCGGTGGTCGGGTTGCGGTGGCTGACCGTGCTGGTGACGCTGGGCAAGGTGATGCCGTGGGCGCCGACCGTGTCGTGGTGGTGGATCGCGGCGGGCTGGGTGCTGCTGTTCAGCCCGCCCGGACGGATCGCGCTGGCGGCCGGGGCGGCTCGGGTGCTGCTGCGCGGCGTGCGCCCGGGTGACTACCCGCGCGGCGGTGGGGTGCACCTGCGGCTGTGGGCCGCGGAACGCTTCGCCGAGCTGACCGGTGTGACCGGCGCGGCGGCCGCGTCCTGGATGACGTTGTACGCGCGGGCGCTGGGCGCGCAGATCGGCCCGGACGTCGACCTGCACGCCGCCCCGCCGGTCACCGGCCTGCTCAAGCTGGGCCGCGGCGCCGCGGTCGAACCCGAGGCCGACCTGTCCGGCACCTGGGTCGACGGCGACATCGTGCACATCGGCAAGATCCGCGTCGGCGCGGGCGCCCGGGTCGGCGCGCGCAGCACCCTCGGTCCCGGCGCGCGGGTCGGCAAGAACGCGCACGTCCGCGCGGGCACCACGGTGCTCGGCGCGGTGCGGGCCAAACCGGAGAGCGGCTGGCCGGCCGGTCGCCCGGCGCGGTCGCGGTCCTGGATCTTCCTGTACGGGCTCAGCGCGCACCTGTTCGCGCTGGTGCCCGTGGCCGCGGCGGTCCCCGGGCTGGCCCTGATCGCCGACCGGCCCACCGCCGGGGCGGTCGCGCTCGGCGCCGTCGCCTACGTCCTCGGCTACGCGCTGCTGGTGCTGGCCGGGGTGCGCCTGCTGAGCATCGGGCTGCGCGCCGGGCACCACCCCGTGCAGGGCCGGGTCGCCTGGCAGGTGTGGGCCACCGAGCAGCTGATGGGCATGGCGCGGCACGGGCTGTTCCCGCTGTACGCGAGCCTGTTCACCCCGGTGTGGCTGCGGCTGCTCGGCGCCCGGGTGGGCCGGGGCGTCGAGGCGTCCACGGTGCTGGCGGTCCCGGCGATGACCACGGTGGCCGACGGTGCGTTCCTGGCCGACGACACCATGGTCGCCACCTACGAGCTGAGCCACGGCTGGCTGCGCATCGCCCCGGCGCGCATCGGCAAGCAGGCGTTCCTCGGCAACTCCGGGATGGCCGCGCCCGGCCGCACGGTGCCCAAGCGCAGCCTGGTCGGCGTGCTCTCGTCGGCGCCGCGCAAGGCCAAGAAGGGTTCGTCGTGGCTGGGCGCCCCGCCGATGCCGCTGCGGCGCACCGTGGAGACCGCCGACACCGGGCGCACGTACGAACCACCGCTGCGGCTCAAGCTGGCCCGCGCGGCGATCGAGCTCTGCCGCATCGTCCCGGTGATGCTCGCCGGTGGGCTGGCGGTCGCGGTGCTTGCGGTTGTCGCGCTGGTGTGGCGTACGTACGGAGCGGGGTTTGCCGTTCTTGCCGCCGGGCCGGTGCTGCTGGCCGCCGCCGTCGTCGCCGGGCTGCTCGCGACGCTGGCGAAGTGGCTGCTGGTGGGGCGCATCCGGGTGAGCGACCGGGCCCTGTGGACCTCGTTCGTGTGGCGCAACGAGCTGGCCGACACGTTCGTCGAGGTGCTGGCCGCGCCGTGGCTGGTCCGGCTGACCAGCGGCACCCCGCTGCTGACGGCCTGGCTGCGCACGCTCGGCGCCCGGATCGGGCGCGGGGTCTGGCTCGAGACCTACTGGCTGCCCGAGTACGATCTGGTGCGCCTGGGTGACGGCGCGACCGTCAACCGTGGCTGTGTGGTGCAGACCCACCTGTTCCATGATCGGGTGATGAGCATGGACGAGGTGACCTTGGACGCGGGCGCGGCGCTCGGCCCGCACGGCATCGTGCTGCCCGGCGCGAGCATCGGCGCGCGGACCACGGTGGGCCCCGGCTCGCTGGTGACCCGCGGTGACGCGGTGCCCGCCGACAGCCGCTGGCTGGGCAACCCGATCGCGGCGTGGCCGGCCCGGCGGGCATGA